CGGCCTGAAGGTCCGCGAGCTCATCGGCAAACCCTGCTTCGAAATCTTCGCCAAAGAAAAGGCGCCATGTTCCGGCTGTCCGATGCGCGAGAGTCTCGCCAGCGGACGCCCGAGGCGCGAACGGCTCACGCCCTACAGCGACCAGCGCGCCTTCGTGGTCGGCTCCTTCCCGATCCGCGACTACGACGGGAAGGGCGGGAGTCTGGCGGTCGTCCAGTACCAGGACGTCAGCGCCATCCGAAAGCTCGAGGCCCAGCTCTTGCAAAGCGAGAAGATGGCCGCCCTAGGCCTCTTCGCCAGCGGCATCGCCCACGACATCAACAACCCCCTTGCGGGCGTTTTGGCCTTCGCCCAGTTGGCCATGCAGGGCTTGGCCCCGGAATCGCAGCTCTACCAGGACCTGAAGGAGATCGAGAGCAGCGCCCTGCGCTGCAAGAAGATCCTCGAGGACCTGCTCGAAATGTCGCGGCCCTCCGGGCGAGCCGAGAAAAGCCCCGTCGACCTCGGCGTCTTGATCGAACGAGTCCTGCCCAACCTGAAGGTGCAATACCAAGATCAGGACTACCGCCTCGACCTGGCCTTGAAACCGCTCACCCCGGTCGAGGTCTGTCCCAGCAAGTTCGAGCAGGTCTTCACCAACATCCTGACCAACGCCTTCCAGGCCCTCAAGCCGGGCGGCTCGGTGCGCGTGTCGGCGCACGAGGACGACAAGTCGGTCGTGATCGAGGTCGAGGACGACGGCGAGGGGATCAGCGAGGAAAATTTGAAGAACATCTTCGATCCCTACTTCACGACCAAGCGACAGCGCGGCGGGTCGGGACTGGGTCTGCCGATCTGCTACAACATCATCCGCGAGCACGGCGGCCAGATCGAGGTGTCGAGCCGGGTGAACGAGGGCAGCGTGTTCCGGATCCGCGTGCCCAAAGGAGACAAGGGATGAAATCGCAAATCCTCGTCGTCGACGACGAAATCGCGGTGCTTCGCGCCTTGGAGCGTTTTCTCACCGAGAAGGGATTCGAGGTCACGCTGGCCGACACCTTCGACAAGGCGGCCAAGGTCCTCGAGAGCGGCCGCATCGATCTGGCCCTGATCGATCTCAAGCTCGGCGATAGGGACGGCATCGAGCTGGTGCAGTACCTCCAGAAGGTGAGCCCGCAGACCGCCTGCATGATCCTGACGGGTTTCGGCAGCATCGATACCGCGATCCAGGCGATCAAGGCCGGGGCTTTCCACTATGTCACCAAGCCCTTCCAATTCGACGACCTCCTCAACCTCGTGCAAAAGGCCCTTGAGCACCAACGCACCCGGGAAGAGAACCGGCTGCTCAAGAAACAGCTCAACCTGAAATACGGCTTGGAGAACATCGTCGGCGTCTCCGACGGCATGAAGTCGATTTTCGAGCTGGTCGCGAAGGTGGCCGACACCGACTCGACCGTCCTGCTGTTGGGCGAGTCCGGCACCGGCAAGGAGCTGGTCGCCAAGGCCATCCACTACAACAGCCGCCGCAGCCAGCGGCCGCTGGTGCCGGTCAACTGCGCCGCGATCCCCGAGGACCTGCTGGAAAGCGAGCTCTTCGGCCACGTCAAGGGGGCCTTCACCGGCGCGGTCGTCTCGCGCACGGGGCGCTTCGAGATGGCCGACGGCGGGACGCTCTTCCTGGACGAAATCGGCGACATGAGCCCCAAGCTACAGGTCAAGCTGCTGCGGGTCCTTCAGGAACGGCGCTTCGAGCCGGTCGGCTCGGGCCGCAGCGTCGAGGTCGACGTGCGCATCATCGCCGCCACCAACAAAAACCTCGAGCGGGCGGTCAAGGAGAGGACCTTCCGGGAGGATCTCTTCTACCGGCTCAACGTCATCCCGATCCGGATTCCGCCCTTGCGCGAGCGCAAGGGCGACATTCCGATGTTGATCGAGCACTTCCTGCAGCGCTTCGCCAAGGAAAACGGCAAGAAGGCGCCGCAGGTGACGCCCGAATGCATGCAGATGCTCAGCAATTACGCCTGGCCGGGCAACGTGCGCGAGCTCGAGAATGCGATCGAGCGCCTGGTGATCCTCAAGCCCGAACAGGTCATCTCGATCAAGGATCTGCCCGAGAAGTTCCTGCAGGGCGGGGGGAAGATCTTCACCAGCGTCAACATTCCGGACAACGGGATCAGTTTTAAAAACGTGGTCAACGACTTCGAAAACGAGCTGATCCTAAGGGCCCTCGAGAAGACGGCCTGGAACAAGAACAAGGCGGCGACCTTGCTGAAGCTGAACCGGACGACCCTGGTCGAGAAGATCAAGCGCCGACAGTTGGAAAAGGTCATTCTTTCGTAGGGGCGAACCGCAGGACATGCACGTGAAAAGCACCTCCTTACTCATCGTCGACGACGAAGAAGTCATCCTCAAGCTCTTCGAGCGAGTGGCGCGCAAGGAGCGTTGGACCCACGCGACGGTGCGCAACGGCATCGAGGCGATCGACTTCCTCGCGAAAAACGACGTCGAATGTGTCGTCCTCGACATCCACCTGCCTTCCTATTCCGGCTTCCAGGTCCTCGAGTTCATCAAGTCGACCAAGCCCGCGGTCGAGGTGGTCATCGTCACCGGCATGGGCAGCGTCGAGCAGGCGGTGCAGGCCCTCAAGCAGGGAGCCTTCGACTACCTTTCCAAGCCCTTCGCCGACATGGACAAGGTCGTCTCCACCTTGCGCAACGCGATCGAGAAGCACCGGCTGGTCCGCAAGATCCATGAACTCCAGCGCGCCGAGGAGCCCCTGGAGGGTTATCAGGGGATCATCGGGCGCTCCAAGCCCATGCAGGAGATCTACCACCTGATCGACTCGATCAAGGGCTCGGCGGCCTCGGTGCTCATCGAAGGCGAGTCCGGCACCGGCAAGGAGATGGTCGCGAAGGCCATCCATCGCACCTCGAAGCGGGCCAAGCGGCCTTTCCTCGTCATTAACTGCGCCGCGATTCCGGAGGGCCTGCTGGAGAGCGAGCTTTTCGGCCACGTCAAGGGCGCCTTCACCGGGGCCATCGCCGACAAGCGCGGGCTCTTCGAGGAGGCCAACGGCGGTACGCTCTTCTTGGACGAGATCGGCGAGGTCGGCCCCGCCTTCCAGGTCAAGCTGCTGCGCGTCCTGCAGGAGGGCGAGTACAAGCGGGTCGGCGACGGCGAGGTCCGGCGCACCGACGTGCGCATCATCGCGGCCACCAACCGCGACCTCAAGGCCCGCATCGAGGAGGGAGCCTTTCGCGAGGACCTTTATTACCGACTGCACGTCATCGGCGTCCGTCTCCCGCCGCTGCGCGATCGCAAGGAA
This genomic stretch from Deltaproteobacteria bacterium PRO3 harbors:
- a CDS encoding sigma-54-dependent Fis family transcriptional regulator gives rise to the protein MHVKSTSLLIVDDEEVILKLFERVARKERWTHATVRNGIEAIDFLAKNDVECVVLDIHLPSYSGFQVLEFIKSTKPAVEVVIVTGMGSVEQAVQALKQGAFDYLSKPFADMDKVVSTLRNAIEKHRLVRKIHELQRAEEPLEGYQGIIGRSKPMQEIYHLIDSIKGSAASVLIEGESGTGKEMVAKAIHRTSKRAKRPFLVINCAAIPEGLLESELFGHVKGAFTGAIADKRGLFEEANGGTLFLDEIGEVGPAFQVKLLRVLQEGEYKRVGDGEVRRTDVRIIAATNRDLKARIEEGAFREDLYYRLHVIGVRLPPLRDRKEDIPLLAYHFLDKFKERLGKSIREISVDAMQALQSYPWVGNVRELENVLERCCVLLGGDVIRAKDLPASILASTFFLRDQEEVDLTRFPYKEAKLRALSLFNKSYLQHLLKQSGGNISMASDRAGMDRSNFKKIIRKYEIDIREFKKG
- a CDS encoding PAS domain-containing protein produces the protein MHVKEGASPPEQSENLEELKNLFAVVSEGKRAWEATFDAILDPVLVVTRDYRIVRANLAAADSAGLKVRELIGKPCFEIFAKEKAPCSGCPMRESLASGRPRRERLTPYSDQRAFVVGSFPIRDYDGKGGSLAVVQYQDVSAIRKLEAQLLQSEKMAALGLFASGIAHDINNPLAGVLAFAQLAMQGLAPESQLYQDLKEIESSALRCKKILEDLLEMSRPSGRAEKSPVDLGVLIERVLPNLKVQYQDQDYRLDLALKPLTPVEVCPSKFEQVFTNILTNAFQALKPGGSVRVSAHEDDKSVVIEVEDDGEGISEENLKNIFDPYFTTKRQRGGSGLGLPICYNIIREHGGQIEVSSRVNEGSVFRIRVPKGDKG
- a CDS encoding sigma-54-dependent Fis family transcriptional regulator, which gives rise to MKSQILVVDDEIAVLRALERFLTEKGFEVTLADTFDKAAKVLESGRIDLALIDLKLGDRDGIELVQYLQKVSPQTACMILTGFGSIDTAIQAIKAGAFHYVTKPFQFDDLLNLVQKALEHQRTREENRLLKKQLNLKYGLENIVGVSDGMKSIFELVAKVADTDSTVLLLGESGTGKELVAKAIHYNSRRSQRPLVPVNCAAIPEDLLESELFGHVKGAFTGAVVSRTGRFEMADGGTLFLDEIGDMSPKLQVKLLRVLQERRFEPVGSGRSVEVDVRIIAATNKNLERAVKERTFREDLFYRLNVIPIRIPPLRERKGDIPMLIEHFLQRFAKENGKKAPQVTPECMQMLSNYAWPGNVRELENAIERLVILKPEQVISIKDLPEKFLQGGGKIFTSVNIPDNGISFKNVVNDFENELILRALEKTAWNKNKAATLLKLNRTTLVEKIKRRQLEKVILS